ATAGAGCATTGCTTTAAAGACGGTATAACTGAAATACAGGTGATTCCTCACGATCTAACACAAAACGCAATTTGTGGGTATACTTCACACACAACtttaaattagaaataaaaagacAGTGAAATAAACTTTGACCCCacgtaaaataaataattgaaaaaccttTTCCAAGTCAATGGATTCTTATCACTGTCTACGTCAACTGTACTTAAAAACCTATGTCAATATTCGCCCAAagggtttatttttattatgaggATATTACCGCCCTTCCTAGACATGACATAAGATCACATGATACAGAACAATTAGTTTATATTCAATGTTTGCGTATGAAAGATAGAGAGTGcttttatatattaaaaactCGACAAAAACAATTTCTTCACCATCTGTTCTGgaagaaatttttgaattcGTAGTAACGATGTGGAAGTAGCAAATATTGGTATTAAAGTTGGAGAAGAGGTGAAAATTCGAAGTGTAATATTAGAATAAATAGAAAACAAtgtcaatttaaattttttatcatatattggAATATTTAATCGGACGCACAAggtgtttttgtattttcagcATATATTAACCAAATCTAATTGctcttttcaatttattatcatAACGAACCAAAGTGCAATTGACCTATTCTGATTTGGTCTAGTCTAGAcatcttgaatattttattttccgcGGAAAGACAAACGACAAAGAGGTCCGAACCTTACATAGTATGTaaattagtaaatattattttttaattaaattgaaaaactttctgtggaaatatattttataacatcattttgatataaatatataaattctttCATGTATACTTATACTGCGATAAATATATacttacaaaaaatatttatcagacTATCAAATCGATTAGATAtaacaagaaaataatattaataagaaaagaaaagtaaaaatagaatattaGTCTATATAGCCTACATAAGCTGAGAGAAAAGTTGAGACATACAAAAGCTCCTGAACGCAATACATAAAATAGTATGCACTGTTCAATTTAAACTAGAGAAtatagaatataaattatttttcttataaatagagggatcaaaaataaaaaaaactcaaatgaCTTTTAGTTTTGCAAGTTATTTGTGACACTTTGTTTATGACAAAGCCACGTGTTTAAACTATGAAATAACTGCGTGCTACCGCCGAGCCGCAAAGCTTTTTAATAGAATTTTCACAGGCTTGTTTAGGTATTACAGAAAATGAGTTACTAGATTCACTAGAAGGTAAAAGGAAGTTGAGCATAGCTGACATATGAAGTGATGCACACACGGCAACGATGTTAATAAACATGAGGTTCAACAGTTGTATTtgacggtgaccgtacatttgaacccacatacatttgaactcatacatttgcacccgtatatccgcgggttcaatctatatgcgggtgctaaaatccatgggttagggttagtctggtttcaaatatatatataaattcaataggtgcaatagtatgcaggtgcaattatcgtgagttcaaattacgggttcaaatgtacgtgggttcaaatgtaatggaaccgtatttGACAGTACCACGAGTAGCAATTTCAATAGAACGCGGTAAACTAATATTGTAAAAGCGGAAATCATTGAAAACTTACTGGAATTCCCAATATTACTATGTtaaaaatgttatatatatcCGGTATACACGGTTCAATAGTGCCTTCAGTTCATAGCATTTCAATTGGTAAGAGTTGGGATATTTGGATGGCGTATACAACGTATTTTGTTCAATTGCCAGTTCataaaattactgaaaactCGGATGACtgaaatttatttagttacctcTTTAGTTATTTTTATGAAAGTAGACCGAGTTGAATGCAAACTCTACTAAAAAACTACGATAAGAAGCGTTCAACGATTATTGTAGGGTTTTGATCTATCAATTAATTACATTTAGTATACTTCATATAACCATAGTCTATAAAATtctaatattgaaatattttatttttaaatttgggtttAATTACTAGCATCAAGCTATCAAGTTCAACTTTAAAACCTTACGTGTTGAAGATGTTGAGTACGTCTATTTTCATCCTGTGTTTCATGAGTGCAGTAACTGCAATTCCATGCAAAGATGTAAATCTTCAATCTGACGTAGATTATACTAAGGTAAGATCTTACTGTTTCCAGATAAATTTTGTGAAACAACATGCGTAGAAGCACAGccgaaattattaaaattaaattgtattttgaaattatatattttttaaagacTGATGGGACATCAAGCAAATTCCAACTAAAATTGATTGGGCTGAAATTGATAGAATTTTCCCAATTTTAATCCAATAATAAGAATTGCAGCATATGTGAAAGTTTCTagaatcttttgtacaaagccgcCGCCAACGCttcaaattttcaactcattccTAATGCTAgccctaaccccaactggataattactaatttcttATGCCAAAACGTTGCGGGGTGGTGAATCCAATATCTATCTTAACtatctttatatttattataattttttatatttgataatttggtattgaattattttaaactaaatttcaaaaaccAAAATAGATATCATACAATTTACtatatatttctataaaatCCTGTAGAAATATTGAGTATTCTATAACTCAGTTGTTCTCAAACGATGGGGTGTGTACCCCAAAGAGGGCGTAGAtaattttttgaggggacgtgaaactgattaaaaatatttgttggattCGATCTTTCCCGCCCTATTTGTTTAACTTTGCATTTATTCCATTACGTACGTTCCATTCACGTATTTTAACGTGATTTTACGtgatttgtagcttattgttagctagttatttttgaggtggggtgcgagacttgacaaattctaaaaagagggCGCGTATTCAGGGGATTCGTACAAGAATAAGAATAATCAgacaatgaaatataaattacatCAGCTAGGACTTTAGTTAATTGTTAAAATCGAaattatttagaaaaaatttacatttaggTCAAAGGTGAATGGTGGCAGGCTCGTCACAGTCATGAATCTCGTTATAGCGAATTCAGTTGCTTCGATACAAGAATTTTTGGAGTCAACACGgagcataaattattttacatgcAAGAAGTTGCTTCAGAGTAAGAACAAATCTAGAATACAATTCATTCTGTTAATCAATTGTCCAAATAGTTTTATTGTGACGAAACAATATTGGTGATCACCATTTGCAGACTGCTCACGAATTAATAGCGCACAAAGTTTTGCTTCAATCTGTGCttgagatatttttataacatatATCATATTCGATTTCAAAATTCAAGACAGTTTACTTTAAATTGATGAAGAGGAAATGGGGACTCTCAAACAAAACCACAAAACAAGTGTGTTTAGGATAGGAaagaaatttacatatttatcccggaggagaagaaagctgataagagagctcaatcatatgacataccacggcctctcgtccggttaccagtctatgtcggatatgggattagtttgccaGTTTCCTGATTTCGTTTTATATGTGTTTAATATATCACGAATTTGTTAAAGATTATAATTTTAACAGAAAGTCAAATTAATGTATTTTGCAGTTctacataaattttatttaataatattccACCAAAGTTTGCAAAAATGTAGTGCCACTATATTGATCTAATTTAATATATAAGAATTTATAGTTCACGAGGGGTTATAATAATTTAAGACATCAAATCaactaaaagaaaaaaatatcgccAAATCAAATGCCGCATTTGTATTTTTCTGAGagataattatttttcaatttcaaaatatgcaTCTAAAATGCAAAATTATATATCACGACCTTTCAATTCCTAAGTAAGTCTAAAGAACTCGATGCAATttgtaattaataaatttataaatactaTACTGCGGAAAGCAAGTGACGTTAATGACCTTCATATTTCAGAACAAGGCCCAGAATTGGAACTGTTCAACTGTTATTAATGAGTACGATGTGCTGGGGATCATGTGTGTCAGAACGTGAGTATAGTTGTTTATGACactgaatattgaaatatttcaataaatcaaaatatatagTAGTAATGTCACAACATAATAAGAAGCAAATGCGGTTCGTTGGTCTTCAGTGTTGacagtaaataaatataaaatgacgTGAACCAAATAAAAATTGGCGAAATCGAACATTTTTTGCTTCCGGATTAGAATCGATTACTCGGAGTTTAAAATACCTGGCAGCGTTTTAGCACGGCCaatatttgtataataattttttttggatatttGACAAATCTGAGTGGTCAAATAATATCCAATTTATTATGGTTCTATGCGAATAAACGatttgaaagttgaaaatcaTAGAAAATCTTTCCTGCTCTAATTTCTTTCGCACTTCTTCAAAATATATCAGTTTagaaatttaacaaaacaaaatacacaCATTCTAGATATAAAGATATAAATACTCAAAACATTCTATTTTAATATCGTAAAAATCATAGCAAAGAAGAGCTACGTATGCCAATAAATCACCATAAAGAGAGCCCAATGATAAATTGTTTCTGCCAAAAAATACAGACGGGTGACCTGTTCGTGATTCTACCAATCGTGCGTCTTAGAACGTTTATGATCAAATGGTCTTGGGATTTTAATGATTTATATCGTGATTCCTTGAAACGAACTGCTATGGATATTAtttagtaaaaatataaatgtaaaccTAAAATCAAATTAATGGCCCCGGGCAACACGACCGTCTTCCAAGTCCTTTGCCAATTTGATTAAACCATCAAGATATGGGCTTTTAATGATTTATATTGTGATTCCTTGAAACGAACTGCTATggatattattttgtaaaaatataaaagtaaaccTAAAATCAAATTAATGGCCCCGGGCAGCACGATCGTCTTCCAAGTCCGTTGCCAATTTGATTAAACCATCAAGATATGGGCACTTACACGATTTTGCGTCAACTGTTTTATCGATAACGCGAATCTATGTTCTGAAATGgtaatgttattttttgtttagatAAAATTTCACTATGACTTGTCATCTACTTCaattattgaaatgaaaatgtcAATCGTGTTGAACTTCGTGTTCATCGGCAACCTTATGCACATATCTAGGTTTATTTATCGTACAGATCGATACAAAAAAGGTTTGAAGGGTTGAAACTCACATTCATAGACCATATACTCTTTATAGTAACACGATTTCGATCAAATAAGACCTTGTTATGACATTTGACGGTGGTCATTTCTGGGTGCTGACTAATCTATCATCGCTTACTTGTACCGACACAGCTGGCATTGACGCGACATGTGAATTGAAAATGCCGTTGTTTATggacatattaaaaaataggTAATCTGTGccaaactaaaatatttcaaatactgcTGTAGCCCTTATCAATCagatattttataattattcttAATATTTCTTATTCACGCTTGCTATAGATTCTTACATAAATTTCCATATTTTCTgacacttttttatttttcattctcgTATAGCACAATGTTACCAGACATTTGAAATGACGAAGCTAATTTTATGATGGAGTTGTATAGGTTTAAATCCTACTTCACAACCCCAAATACAAAAGAAGATCGTTCGAACTAATAACTTAAAGTTGTTAGAACTTATTTTTGTTCGGGTATGGTTTGCGTTAACAAAGCACGCCCGCCAATAACTCTGTTTcagaaaaaacaattttgaaagcACTCAATATGGAgaacataaaattaatttttatcggAGAGGATGAGGAAGTTTATTGATTTCTGTTCTCTTTTTCAGGTGAAGTGAATATCGAAGGACGTCTTGCCACCGATTACGACAACTATTTAATTATTTACCAATGCGATGAGAAGAGTTAGTACAATTTGTATATTAAACTAGTATTTGTCAAGGTAGTTTTTGTTCACAAAGTAAATCTACGaaatgttttgtaaaattgttgttgttaaaaaaaatcgtCTTCGTATTTAAATAATGGGCGATCGATTTTAAACGTTCAGTACTTGAAGATGTAAAAGTtaccaaaatattataacttttAATCTAATTTATCCGAATTCTCCCAGTTCTATAAGACTCAATATTTCATCctaaattttgctattttagGAGTTTATTGCTCCGCCACTTGTTATTCCGTAAGATTAGATATCTTTCAGATAAGCCCTGTGCTCAGCTGAGGTCTTACCGGTATCGATGCGAATTGCTGCGGTATTTGAACCTGATTTAAATCATTTGAAATACCAGATAACAAATTTATATGTAGATCGCATAGTCATTTTAACTTCGTACTATATATATGAGCATTGACCTTTTGCTCTCTTTATTGTGAAATCGAATCAGAAATAACGATACCACTTTGGTTGCGATCTCACTTGCTTAACGTGATCTCAATCGTTTGGTCTGATGCAAAAATTCTCACGAATTCAATTCTTAACTAAAATCCCAGAGATTGCGTACCAAAGTAGCACAGGATTAACTTTAGTCATGTTATTCAGATCAGGCTGTCATTGATCTTGAACTCAAAAAAGGTGTAGACGCTCTATCTGTAGAAAAGATAAATGAAGTGGACCAGATTGTCAAAAAGATTGGCGTGGACTATTGGAGTCTGGCTGAAAGAAACCGAGGAAATTGTCCAAGTCCAAAAAGATAAATTCTTTCTCAAATCCGTCCATGACTACCCTGTTATCAAATTTTTGTATGTACGACGAAATTATGAACAAATATAATGCAAATTTTAGCCTTTGCATACCTAATTATTTCTCTTTGCGTAATAATACCTAATCAGTGTAATTACCAGTCTTCTAGCGTGCATCTTCAAAACAGAAGGTTATTAAGTAGATTtaggaaaaataataaaatttgacagctgttttcaaaaaatcattgttttttttaattctgaatGCAACTAGAACTCCGTAAATATCTATTTACACGTTTGTCAGTATTAAATAGACAAACAGTACTCATTTAAGTTGATTCTCATTGAGTATTGGTAATATCAATTAGAAAGttgcaaattttcaaaaatgtatctTCAAACGATTATTTTCTTCGTAGTTAAGAGCATAAATTGTTGTCAAAATGTTTTATGATTAGCTTTACGTTGAATACCTTCCatattcgttgaaaaaatacatttctgatcaaatcaatacaaaaaaatgccGAAAAGTCACTCCTAGAACTTATGTCCCGTCATTATTTCTAGTGTGTGTTGTAACTTTATAAATCTATTCTATGGAAATTTgtatattaaaatcaaatacaTTGATCTCTGACATATTGTAGTAGCTTAGGTGTATATCATTTGCATGTCATCGTTTTAGTCATATTTGTTTTTTCGTAAACATaaaacacaaacaaaaattttctgctttttcgCCTAAATATCGCCTCATCGATAtgcttcaataaaaatgtatgttAATAAAAACCCcacagaaaattaaaaattaaagtttCATAATGTCCAGTGTATGTGTATATGAGGTTTATTTAGAAAGTTAGGTGAGAAGTTCAATAGAAGGTCATTGCGGGTAGCAAAAATACGAGAATCCAATATCATAATGtacaattatttattattcgaTCAAAGCCCAAATGCCGTAGGCCTACACATATGTTGGGACTCATATGATACTAAAGGAATGTAGTCtacacaaaaataaaagaaacaaatttCGAACCAAAGGAGCCATAAAAAAACTATAAATGAACTGgcatttaaaaattgaacataATTCAATCCTCTTTATTATTTTGTTCTGACAGGGCCGCGGAAGCTTTTTGACAAAATCCTCGAAACATCTGAACATTTAGCTCAAGTGGTTTTGCGTAACATTCTTCATAATAAGACAGTTTTTCCATTGTATCCATCCACCTTTCCAAATTTGGGTAATTGTGCCAATCCTCAAAACCAGCCATCGACAATATACATGTAGCGTTGAGAGCAAAAAAATCTGCGATGGCATGAAAGTGAAAAATGTGTATGTTTACTTGAACCATACCCTTCGTCTTACTAGGAAAGAGTGATAAGAGTCGCAATTTTCGATGCAATATTTTTACTGGttgataatttttaatttagaaagaAGTCGTAACATTCAATTCTAAACTATTATCATTAGTTATGTATTAAAGCTGTAACAAACCCAGAAGAGTTAAATGCTCTCCCCAGAAGTATTCCGACGTCGAAAGAGATTCGTTCATCTCAGTCAGAATAGCTTTCACCCTCGGAAAAAGTTCGGCAAGAGGACCAGCAGCTTTGCCCAAATACACCGCTTCCCCATTCTATATAATGTAAAAGAATGATTTTATAGAAAAACACTTCGCTATAGCAATTATTATGCATGCATCAAATTAATTTTCATCGGCTCTGTAGAAAGTTAACTGCAAAATATACGATTcggattttattttataattcttaATACAGTACAACGCTGTATATTAGTTCGAGATCGGAAGTATCTGAAGTGTAGAAACAgtcagaaattttgaattatagTACGGTTGCGGATATCGAGCTTTTGTCTTGAAAAgataaattgttaaaaattacCATGTACTTCAAAACGGTGTTAACATTGTCACAATTTCGAAAAATTGCCATATTCATCTTTGCTACACTTTCCTCATCTATGGGATACAGTTTGTTCTTTTTGGTAACAGGCTCATATTTACTGCAGAGATACAGTGCGATAGCACgactagaaaaataaaaattgtcattAATTTATAATGGATATCAAGTGCTACGCGGCAAACGCCTTTTCGTTTAAGAGAAACATCAAACATCGATAATACAAATGCGATATATTGgacacaatttcaaaatttttgattgctCAAAAATTCCCATATATAGGACACCATATTTGAAAGctttataaacaaaaaatcagTATTAAATGTACCGAATAGGtacagtattttaaaaaaaactgaaatgcTTAGGCAAAATTATAACAATAATTGATTATTGGAAGATGCAATTGGAAATTAGTTTTATGGCTTCAACTGTAGTACTTACTATACATAAGTTATTGGTTCAAAAAGAAAAGGGATATTAAACATTTTTACTTCTAATAATACTAGTAATGTTATCActattgatattaaatttattgatataatttatcGTTTTATTATTTAACGCAGGAATAGATTGCTTGTATAGGTAACTATCTTTATTACAAGCTCTCtcagtttattttttgattaaaaataccTTTCTGCCAACTTCAAGTTTCCGTCCACGATGGCTGGAACTTTTTTTAACGGGTTAATATCTCTATAAGATTCAGATTTTTGTTCTTCACGAAAGAGGTCAATCAAAGTCCTCTTGTAATCAATATTCAACTCATTTAAAATCATCCACACCGATTGTGAAAACGGACTTTGCGGGTGATAATAGAATTCTAAAGTCATTTTACAGTCGATACCCAATCTTGAACCCAAATCGAAagcaaaatttgtatatataagcAATTTGAAAGCTGCTTTTATAAGATTTGGTAAAAAATGTTGACGTGTCCTTGTGTTGCACGCTCACAAGTTAATAGTTACATCATTAATAGTCATACGTCATATTGAACGCGTGTCGAAGCAAAAATTTAGATTGGCACGAAGTTTGACATGCATGACGGAGTAATTTTGTGCCATATTCGTCGAAATTGCTGTATCACGCCACTCGTATGTGCGAAGTTCTTTATGTCACGTCTGTTTACGTCTACCTTATTGTATAACGCTTTATTCCGATAGCGCATTTTTTCAggaatttatttttacttcacGAGTTGCAATCTTGCTTCCATTGCATGTGCAATTTTGTGTAAGTGTGTGACTTTTACCTAGCCCGACTGGTACCATGTATCCAGTTATGTTTGAAGCCTAAAAGTAGCATCTAAAAGTGCAAGggtaaaatttttatatcaaagatgtttttgacagcattcgtatttATCATCTACTAACACCGTACCgcaatttttccaaattgtgACCATTATAAAGTAGATAGTAATATTTAACAATTaatcattacaaaaataaaacctGCAACCTCAATATAATTTAGAGCGTCTGGTTGTTACCTTCTTTTAAAAATACTGGACCTGGTCGAATATTAACTTTATATTCGGAAGAATCGGAACCAGTTTATAATGTTGTACTGTATTGAGTTACCTtacccgcgggccacaacccagCCCACCAAGCCATTAAGTATGGCCCTTGTCCACACTCCCAGATTTtttcccatcaagcataaaatcctaatccgacattTTATGTTCAAAAGGCGGTCACTTAGGTGAAAATACCTAATGATTTTCGCTCTTGTCACTGCGTTAAAATTTTTGCCGTTTTGCCAGGTGTCTTTGTTATTTTGATTTGGAGAAATCATCTTTGTTTGCTTTGCGATTAACTTTTTTCAGACCCGTTGAATGGCAAATTTATGCATAACAATCTTTCTAGAAAATAtaccttttttcaatatttgcgTTATAAAATAGAGAAGTCATTTATTCACGCAAAGCTACAGGTCCTCTTGTTTAACTTTTTCCGAGGGTGGAAGCTATTCCTactgagaaaatcatttaactCATCCGTGTTTGCTCTCTGATATTATCCTTTCCCGTTAAGGCGAGGGTTCTGATTTGAGCAAATGCTGTACGCaatatttttggcgctccaggaatgtgtgtgtatcaatatggaggtaactaatattgttcgcctactttacatcaagttgtgtagagggactgaaacctatggtatattacttggctaacacagacagtccccgaacgcGTAATAgagctaaaaaagaaaaatcggaatgaaattctggcctaaccctaacttggtacacacacacaAATACTTTTCTTGCGGTTCCAACTGCAACAGAGCAACTATGTTAGCCTATATTAATTAGACACCTGTAAGAGCATAAAACAACCGAATACTTCAATGATACAATAAACcatgaaaaaatacaatacaaatagAATCTCGTTAACAAACATCCAATATGTTTGACAATTGCAACGCGCataaatacgcatagaaatacgGGAATCGAAGTCATACAGGCAATGAACTGCCAGCGTAGACTAGTTACAGAAACCTCAATAACTAGATTATTGGTCAAATAAACTATGGCAAGCTCGAAAACAGTTAACCTGTACTACAATTATTATTTTACAACTAAAATTACCCAGGTTTACAGCAATAGAAcactataataaaaataataacttgACACACAAGGACATTCCACACCCAgacactgccggcagtctgacaaaaCCAGCGAAAAAATGGGTTGCTTAACAGCACCTCCAGTGGTACGATGAATATGACTCCTACATAAATGAAACATTGATATAAACGTGGTCGTATCATTTGTCTCTTTTACGCCGGTAGTTCATCATTCCGTTACTTTTTACACTAATCTTGTATCAGCGTTGCAattgtcgctgcttgaagacatTTCTGGGTAAATAGTATACCataataagtttatttattttccgtAGTTGTTTTCTATATACTTGTTTTTACAGTAAAAAATGAACGATTGACTCACTATCTTGACCTTGACTGATCAATAAACAAAAAGACATTCATGCAATGCATTTGagtattttttacaaatgtGTATTACACGTCTAAAATTTGATATCCTTTGTAAACGCTGTAATAGGTTTCAAGAAGGTCACGAACCTAATGATTGTGTCCTCACGACGGTGTTGTGTCCCTGACACTGACTAATGAACTATACAAGAATCCAACTTGATAGAAACATCAGTttaatgaaaacaaacaataacaaCGCTTAGCAAGCAAACTTATAA
This genomic interval from Styela clava chromosome 15, kaStyClav1.hap1.2, whole genome shotgun sequence contains the following:
- the LOC120334145 gene encoding uncharacterized protein LOC120334145 is translated as MLSTSIFILCFMSAVTAIPCKDVNLQSDVDYTKVKGEWWQARHSHESRYSEFSCFDTRIFGVNTEHKLFYMQEVASETRPRIGTVQLLLMSTMCWGSCVSEREVNIEGRLATDYDNYLIIYQCDEKNQAVIDLELKKGVDALSVEKINEVDQIVKKIGVDYWSLAERNRGNCPSPKR
- the LOC120334143 gene encoding glutathione S-transferase 1-like: MTLEFYYHPQSPFSQSVWMILNELNIDYKRTLIDLFREEQKSESYRDINPLKKVPAIVDGNLKLAESRAIALYLCSKYEPVTKKNKLYPIDEESVAKMNMAIFRNCDNVNTVLKYMNGEAVYLGKAAGPLAELFPRVKAILTEMNESLSTSEYFWGEHLTLLDFFALNATCILSMAGFEDWHNYPNLERWMDTMEKLSYYEECYAKPLELNVQMFRGFCQKASAALSEQNNKED